Genomic window (Helianthus annuus cultivar XRQ/B chromosome 3, HanXRQr2.0-SUNRISE, whole genome shotgun sequence):
AAAACACGCCTTGCCCCCCATTTCCTTGTCCAATCACCTTCCATCTCCCTTTTTAttatccaataagattttttgagggtttttgttttatttacatCTCATTTAACATAATGTCTCACATCCCCATTACACCCATTttgtaaaaacgcccaataatgccccattgctTACTGTGCTGCCACATGACGCAAAACGCCCTAGGATGGGGCATTATTCACTCCaacgactacgcatggtctaatgTCCCCTCTTCATTTCTAATAATTCCATTTCGTTTTACTTTTCTTTTTTCAAGCTATTTTTTTtaattgcaatcaagcattttatattatatattttcaaATAACAACACAAAACACAAAATTTTTGTAGACGTACAATATTGttgtttttactatttttttttaagttttatgttttatgtttttgttttttttaagtttagtcGCCCCCTTATATTTTTAATAACTTGACTTTGTTAATTATATCAATTGCCAGTATTCTATATGTAAAATCATACTAGTTACTTCAGCTTCTATTTATTTGGCTAATCATTTCAGAAAAACACTCGCTCTCAGTCACCAATGAAGCTATTCAACATGACCTTAGTTTTGATGATCTTGTTAAGGATATTCTTCCTTTTAGTTACACAAGGATCTCTGGTTAATGACTCCATCTCCTATAATAATATCGCCTTAAATTCCACATTAACTCCACACAAAAACCCTTCATGGTTCTCGCCTTCAGGCCTTTTTTTAATATATCAGTTATAATTTATTGTAATTATATCTATgtggtgtggtcatgacccaaatgACGACCACCACCCTCTACGTTAGCGTCATGTCACCCCACCCTCATCCACCAACCTAATCCATCACCTTATATGGTGTGGACCATGACGTCCACTAGGCCACTATCATCCACCATCATCCTTCACCAATCAAAATCCCCTAATAAATCGAAAGAGGGTCATGGTTGTCATGGATTAAACCATGCGAACCACCATCGTTTGGGAAAGGGACGGTGTACCACGAGAATCACGTTCCGCATGGCAATCTATAATCCAATCCACCACCTCCATACCATAGCCTAACTAGAATATATGATTTGATTAGGTTTCATTTATATATATTCTTACTGTATCCCTGTATAGTTAAATAATAACACATATTACCATAGCCTAATCATCCCTCCTTAACGACTATTTGTTTCCTTTTCTTCCCCCACTCATCCTTCACTCGGGGATGCTTATACACATATATAGATTATGCTTTATTTTTTATTATCATGCTATCGTTGTGTCTTATGTAGTTTAAATCGCAATATATCGGCTATCGGTCCAGTGATGAGATATCGGTGCAAAATATCACTCAGATCGATACCAATGTTATtagcgatattgaccgatatatcatTAATTTTCCcaatatcagtacctttcttcttagctCTAGCATTCTTCTTTCAATCATTCGTGTTTTAACTCTTAATTGTTAGTGTAAATGATAGTGTGATAAGTTTTAATCAGTTcatacttgctacaattgtttgtgttttgcaagttgtaaaaggttaatttgttaatggtaagagagtatactgaattgttaatgttaaattgctatatatataagttcagcatgatattaaaatttaCTGATATCCCACTGCGATTACTGAAATATCGGTCCTCGACTGATATCCCATTTTTTACTCATTAACTACTTAGGTTGTGTCACTACAATCATATCCTCTGTCAACGCAGTTGTACCTCCTGTCACAACAGCTCTGCCATTGTGCCTCTTGTCACGCTGTTATGGCTTTAGATTTGTCACCATCCATTGCCGCCATAGAACAAGTTACAAATTAGAAACCAACCCGAGTTTTAAAACCAGAACAAATTCAAATCAGACACCAACCTAGGTTTTAAAAACCAttgttttttcttattttttcaGGACTGCATTTTATACCTTCATTGTTATTCACTACAGTCTAAATGTCCTATTTCCTCTCGCTTCGACTACAAGTGATTATTATACAAAATATGTTAGAGGTATATTGTAATTATCTCTACCATAATAATTAGAAGATACGGTTTGATTAGTTTCCATTGTAGTTATCCTCGTTGTATCCATATATATAGTTGATTAATAATACATAACTAGCAATAACATCCGCGCACGTTgtggcgcgggtacatcgtaaacatcgAATGAATTTAATTCAAACGTTATGcgatgcgttaaccatatgaaaatgtCTGTTTCGACAtatccgattgaactcaatgtaacctatataagcattgcgattggatcaaaacgtaaagtaaatcgagTTTAtttcgtacaatcataacgtattatatgtgatccaactcatacatagaaaacataACGGGTATAAAGGAAAAATTGACACGTTTAATCAAAAAGGATTAATTAAAGCTTTTGAAAAAAATaagaaaccacaatttgactccactcggttggAAACAAAATTTACGAAACATCCATAAAATAAGAACGacaacatattatatttgacctaactcATTTCCCAAAAAATTAACGTCCAATCGTagaccaacttgaatttataccaaaacggcAAAACGtccataaaatatgcacgtaacaCTATTTTTTAAACGAAAATATATtgtatttgacctgactcgtttccagaaaaagtttacgtcgaaacgtagaacaaatcgaatttataccgacacatacATAAATATACGCACCtaaaaaattagttttttttaagtaaaggagGTACATGGGTAAACTCAAAACAAACTATTAGTAAAAAACTTAATACGTTAAAACCGTTTGTAAAACCGTACCAAGTTGCACCAATGCCACACACTGCTAGCGACCACCAACAGTGCAAAAgcttgtaaaaataaaataataaaaagaaaagtaAAACCAAACgaaaaaaacgttgaaccccatacgcacgttgtggcgtgttaactcgcaaaatttaaaacgaaacgtaaaacgaaaaacttgctaGAGATGAAAAGTgtgagggaccaaagttgaaaataaaaagtaggggggggggttaaaattaaaaagatgaaaacctttgttttaaaagtaaaaaatcaatgggttaaaatacaaaagtaaaaacctttgggtttgAAAtggaaaatcaattttttttttgaaaaactccctatGCATAAGATACAACAACATATAGCATCAATATGTTAGTAAATTATAGTATGGAAATACGTTACGGGTTTTATTTTTCTATAACACACATATGACATACAAGGATATATTAATTTCGCCATTGGAGTCTGGAGAACATGCTATATTCAAAACTTAGAAGACAACTAGATCGAGGAACTGGTGATGGGGGTATTGGTATATCAGTTGTTCCTTCTAACATCAGGATAACATCTCTCATCGAAGGCCTTGCTTCTGGATCGTTTTGAATGCATAGAAGTCCCACTTTCACCATTTTTTCAAACATGTAGATATCTAcggcttcttcttcatcatcatcatcatctccaaTCAGCCTATTTAAATCGTTagctgcaaaacaattgtaaaccaATGTAGTAAGGGGCGTTTTGTCTTCAGACGAGACGTCTATCCTGTTACGTGAAGAATAATAGTTTAGGGGTATTTTACCAATTATTAGTAGTTTAGGGAGTCTAATGTAATtgtttgggttatttacttatttatgtaCGTAATATGAATGAAGGAAATCAGATTTGAAGTTTGAAATTCTCCTATCTTCTCCAAATATTCTCCTAGTTCTTCTCTTTTAGGGTTTAACCCTATCAAGGGTATCAGAGCCGTTCCGATCTCCGGTCGGAATTACTTTCGATTACCATGACTAACACTCGCAATCAAGAAATTGACAGCACTCTCAAGGAACATGGCAAGGCAATCTCAAATCTCCAAGAAACCCTAGCCGCCATGTTGAAACAACAAGAACAGTCGATGAAACAACAAGAAGAGATCTTACGAGCACTCAAGGAGCATTCAAGCGGTGGCAGTTTTAGCGGCGGCGGAGGCGGCTTCAGCGGCGGCGGAGGCGGCCCTGATAAAAGGCTGTTTGGCGATGATTCGCGGACGGGTACTCGGAAGACAGAAGacataattgttgttgatgaaaatattAACAATGATAATTCCATTGTTGCACTACATGAGACagtgaaaaagctccagcccttCAATGAATACACCGTTCTTCATAAAGGAAGAAAACATAGGGACACACTTTGCATAATCCTTGCTAATGGCGCTTGCGAAGAACCCAAAACTAGACTATACAATGTTGTTAAGGCTGGCCTACTGGTTCCGAACAGTGATGCGGTTCCTGTTCGTCAAGGTCTTCATGTCAAATATGGTAGGAAGTTTGATACCCTTCCAGATGATGATATAATTGACGTTGTTAACAACAATCTTTTTGGTGCATGTTTAAAGGCAAAGGCGAGTTCCGTAAATGATTGGCGCCCACCATGGCGCATCGCTAGGATTTCTCCGATTGCAATCGGAAAGACCGAATGGCGTCCACCCTGGAATGAGTCGACCCAAAAGAACTCATGGATGCTGCATTTTTTTCTCTATTTTATGATTCTTGAGGTCAAGAATCTTTTAAGGGGGAAGTATTGTTACGTGAAGAATAATAGTTTAGGGGTATTTTACCAATTATTAGTAGTTTAGGGAGTCTAATGTAATtgtttgggttatttacttatttatgtaCGTAATATGAATGAAGGAAATTAGATTTGAAGTTTGAAATTCTCCTATCTTCTCCAAATATTCTCCTAGTTCTTCTCTTTTAGGGTTTAACCCTATCACGTCTATCCCCATCCGACTTGTGCAGCACAGAATTTCCAACAGTACAACCCCAAAGCTATAAATATCCACCTTGGTAGAGATTAAGGTGTTTCTGAACCACTCAGGCACCAGGTATCCTCGTGTACCCCTAACACTAGTGAGGGTTCCACTCTGATTTGGACTCAATGGCTTTGATAACCCAAAATCAGAGATCTTAGCCGTCCAAGACTCGTCAAAAAGAATATTATGAGGCTTTATGTTGCAGTGTATTATACGGCTTTCACCTATGAGCATGCACTCTGTAGAAGAAGTAACTAGAGAATGCCATCGGAGTACAAATAAGAGCAAGTATACCAAACGCTATGGCTAGAACAGAAACAAGTCTTTTCCTTTCAACTACTACACTTTGTTTTATTATGTTCACTGAGGCTGTTTGCGGGACTCTAAATTTGATGAAGACTGTGGCTAATATGCTTTTATTAAGCAGTGCGTTAACGATTGGATCCATGAGCTTTTTGCAACCATCATCTGCATACAGACTTGCCCAGCAATTGCAATCATCCAGGCAAGATTTACTACAAGCATTCTTGCTAAGATTCCTCACGGAGTAAGGATCGAGTGCTTGAAGCTCTATACTTTCCAACGCGGACATATTATAGGAAAAATATTCTAGCCCACTTTGGCTGCAGGCTTCTTCATCAGTGAAACCCCTGCTACAGCCAAGGATCTTCCTATCTATCGTATCATTGAGAAATGAAAAACCAGGAAAGCAATGACACTCCGCATCGTCAGCTGTGGTAAAAGAACAGTAGCTGTTAACACCACAGCTGCCTTTGGCCTTACACGGGTTCCGTAAAGCAGCCCATTCAATATTCATCCTAGTCAAGTTACTAGGGAGAGTTGTGAATGTGTGGGAATACAAAACGAAGTTACCCTTTGGATTCAGAGTAGCACGATAGATTACTGTCTCATTTTCTCTTGCCGGTGAGCTTGTATGTGGATTCAGAACTCTTTGTGGCTCAGAAAACCCCACCATGTACAGAGAGCCACTACAGCTGAGATTCAATGAATCATAATAGGTGGAATAGGTTTCGGTAGACCAGTATGAGTCATCACTTGACCAGGAACTGTTTCGAGGGTAAGCCACAAGGTTTCCATCATACTGCATATACAGTATAAAGCGTCCACTCGAGTGATGTGAAGCCGATACACTAGAGTATAGTGCATACCCTGCAACAAGCTTTTGTCCACCTAATATCGTATCAGTAGGGTAATCAAAGCTTTGCCATACGACCTCAAAGTCCTTATAGAGTACAAAGTTACCAGAATCAAACATAGAAGCTGAGGTTGCTGAATCATCCTGTGATACAAGGATGTTGTTATTACCATATGGAGTGGTGTTTTCCTTACCATATGGAGTGAGCAGACGCAGCCAACCATGTCTGCTAAGCACGATAGTACTGTTTGACGAGAGAGGTGGGTCATCAGGGTTTGCGGTCCAAACAACTGTGATTTCCGGTTTGGTCATCAGCCATATTCTGTTACATGTTAAAAGGAACATTAGAGTATAAGGGGCTGAATTGTCATTTTTAGCATAATAAGTACAGGGACGAATTTGCTATTGTTGTAAACTTGAGGGTTAGTATTAGAAGATAGTTAGTTAGTTGTTTCTGATCGTTATTAGTAGTTACAATCAGTTGTAAGAAGGTATCTTGATAATGAATTGATCtttgttgatgcacggaatgtctgttgactgcgtctacaaaaagtctgaagtcaagattggtctaaaggggtcaaagtgtaaatattgagtAATATAGACTtaggatcgcttttgtgtcattagGTTTAGACTGGAACCGCTTTTAGGACATTAAggtaggatcgcttatgtgacaagatgctggatcgcttattggactgtcacataagcgacccatgaTAACTATAAATAGGGAGGAGCGGTTCTTCATTTGAAATAGTGTATGTATGTGCTAAGGTgccgaaactctgctgaaattttatcagaaagcaatacaaacacaaggaattgaaaggattagctgttgttactttacttacgttgattccgccttcgtatgtgaagatgaactacttcgactgacttttcgggtcatagaacggtccaacaagtggtatcagagctcaggacgaggagttcatactacgacagcatagatctgcagaaatctctcatttctactcactttctctcatactttttcggttttcagtggttccaacggtcaaaattgtctgaaaATTAAATATTACGTGTAAAACAcacttttaacaaaccctagaaagaatcaggtgaaaatacggactaaaaatggtaaaaacttgttaaaatctgtcgatcgctttttcggacgtaggatcgcttatttggacctaAACTGTTTGGATCGCTCCAAATTCACACCTGAGATCGCTCTTTCGGACAATTTGACtctctggatcgctcgaacggacaacagtgttgaaccgctcgaacgatcatactTGGACCGCTCATACGAACACTTCAGGTTCGCTCCAACAAACGAAagttggatcgcttttgtgacagtacttgaaccgctcgaacggacataccTAGGACCGCTTGAACGGACAAGTTGTGACTCGCTTTTCTGAAAATactctggaccgcttttgtggttctgataattttcaaaatcaaaaattttgctaagtgttgtttgattttgcaggtacaatcaaaatggatgatattttcttaaaTCCGTTCAGTGATATGTACGCATTCTCAGGTAGTACGGACAACAACGATACGTCATCAAGCAATAAAGATAAAAGTCcgccgaaagaaagaaagaaagaagcatGGGAGTCCGAGAGCGCATTCGGAACATTCAAcaaacccccaaagcttatggctataGAGGATTATAGTAGGTGGGCAACTAAGTTTGAGGATTggatgatggcatttgcatttccaaGCTGGAAAAGCATGAAAAATGGCTATGCAAATGgcaagaagaatggtgaagcgtTGAGATCAACTGAAGAAATTGATGCTTTTGTGGCAGAACAAAAGTGTGTAGCATTGCTTTTTCAATCTATCCGAGAAGACATCATTTCCTTGATCGATTACTCAAATGCACAAGATTTGTGGAAAAAACTGAAAGCAAAATGTATAGGAAGCGGGGAAATTGTAAAGAATAAGAAGAAACTTCTTcggaaagaatttgatatgtttgggtgtatgaaaaatgaatcagTGGGTAAAATGATTGAACGGTTTGGTCATCTTAAGCTGGAACTTGTTCGACATGGGATCAATTATCCTGATGATGAGAtagttgataaattgtttgattcactaCCTGATGAGATGGATTAGAGATATTATGCATTGATGttaaagaacactattgctcctgaccAATTGAAACCAGATGTTGtgattgagaaacttgaaagtcatgagctagagttgaagaaaacatacaaagttaatcactcatcctatcagcagaatctggatctgtattatccaaaaagcttgatgccgaaagcttcTTCTCCGAAAacggcattttctgctgagaatgtttcttcaacaaacaaagaaagtcaaagcagttcaagtagtggaagtcacagtgggtatcatagtggatctacgtcttctacaaatcgttctgatgcgaagttttcatgcaacattgcaatcgatttgaagaatgcacaaaactttgacgaagaatcggcaaagcaacagatggtttttctagcgtctgttttggagtcctatgaaggtttggtagccGGGAAGATCGGAAATACAAatttgaccaaagaagactacgatcagatagatcccgaggaaatggagcttattgacattcgttgggcaatggcaagtgctgtGCGACGTGCgcaacgttttatggaaattaccgggaggaaatcaattggtggtccgtcaacaaagcttgggttcgataagtcaaaagtgacgtgttttaagtgcaaacaaaagggccatttcaagcgagaatgtcgGAATGCATACGTTGATGAATCTGAAAATCCATTTCGTGacgattattacaagaaggcaatataTCATCAAAATAAATCGGAGCCGCCCAGACTAAAGCAGGCTGAAGAGCAAAGAGAAAAGTCAAGGGCTTTAGCTGTGatctatgatgatgagggttacgattggagcaaagaggttttgccGGAAGATGATGCCattggttatgctttcatggcaagtcATGATGAACCGATTCCTTGGAAGGATGATCGAACAGAGGAACAGAAGTATCAATACAGGAAGTTGATTGCTGAAacaaagattatcagactttctggtgtgtacttggaagcaagaagagcaaatcgttgggatccagacagggagtgttatcttgatcggtatggcaatgtggcagttgatgacaaaacgctagatattgaagccatcattcaggagtacaaagaagatgatgaatactggcagcataagtggtggggaacaccaacttcgaagatgattgaggaggagaaagaaaaagagagaaaggaaaaagaagagagagagaagaaagaaaacgcAGAGACTGAGAGATCAAAGATGGTTGATACGGAGAATTCAGAGAAAGTGGCTGACcaagtgctagctgcgaaagcacttgaggtagattctatttctgtttctgagtcaaaagagaaggtcagtcaaagtgtgtcaacatccaggtcaggtaataaagtcgatggaaatgttgactgcaaaaattgcaacaaacaatgcaatttttgtagtacagtcacgtatttgaatgatgagaaattgaaaaatctgaaatcaaaagttaaaacttttgaagatcagattctcgatcgtgacacagagttaaaagtttcaactgaacggtttaatgaattaaccactaaatgtgacaaaattacaattgaaaatgaaaagttaattctggaaaaccgtcagatctccgaaaaatttgagaaacttaaaagtgttgtgaaagacagtgatgatcgaaacggaaaaacattcaaagaaaacgaacatctaagagctgtgttgcaattaaaagaaaaatcaattaatgaacaactggatgagattgcaaatttaaaacttaaggttaaagaaattgagattgaaaatgaaagaattcagttgaaattaaacagttatagctcagctagctttgttttgcagcacatcgttcccaaacctataggaaaaaacaaagctggtgaggacgtgttttctgatggaacgggtgtagggtttcacaaagttccaccgccaattttagacaactacacgaaaaagcagtctagtttgatggaaattgaggaagaaagtgatgttacacttcctgaaaacattgatgtcacgttcacgtcttccaatgaagagggtgtccaaaatgatgtggtgaaaagtgtgatagacaaagtgcttaaaccggattgtgacacttctgaggaggatgggtgttttctagataaatatattccgaagcaaaagtccaaaaacaacttatatgatgaatctgatcttgtcatgtacaagatgtcgggatcggataagttgttttcggattctgagtttccattagagaatgttaatctgaacaaattgacaaatgttttcaaactggtcgaagtcgagttgtcagcagtgaacaatctaAGTCGAAAGAAAGaaagggtttacaacaagaaagctgtttatccaccacgtttttacaataacaacagaaacaattggtcgggtggttatcaggggggtaaaccatttcataaaagaaatgtttcaaacaagaggtatgtcgaaaagaaaaagtttgtgaatagttcaagttcacttgctgatgaagaaaaagaaatttttacaaaatcaaacaaagaattttttgagaagagagcttcacaggctcagtctgaaggcacgagtagggtagttgatactcgtacttgttttcgatgtgaccaggttggtcatattgcacgaaagtgtacatatgtgaagcctaagactgaagctgtgaaggttcaacaaaagaaagttgatgtgaagggtaaaacaccgatgtatgttgagaagaaagttgtttggaagaaaaatgttcaaattgacaacttgaatgtaaaaactgaacccgtaaagaagctGGTATATCaaaatgataaagtttataagAGGGTTGCTgtagctcaacaggtgtggaaacctaaaattgaaccaaaagttgagaagaaagtttcaaattctgaggagaaaaaggctgaagagccaattattgttgattatgatgcaaattttccgcctctcaaggctgaaaatttcaaaattcaaattgcaagagtcaaggttgcacctaaggctgatgaggcctgggtggactctatgtttgactaaacagattgaattgccggagcttcctggattgcgaagcatgaatcggcatctttcttgaagttgtttaaatgatgatttgttatgtgcaggatcttccaaaacttgtatccaggtggataatggatagtggagcttcaaggcatatgacagggaagaccgcattgctgtatgatgtgaatgacattaatggtggttatgtgggttttgcgggtaatcaaggaggcaggatcataggtgaaggaacattatcaaatggtattatcacgtttgagagagttaactacatcgctgagctggaaaACAActtgctgagtatctcccagatctgtgacaggatgtatactactcatttcaccgacaaagaatgtttgatcttgaaaccgggttttgtgatacctgaagagtggatcatcatgagggcaccaagagtcaacgatctgtacgtgttggacatgagcattgctactacaaccacgggtcaggctcattgttttgtgtccagagcaacggagaaggagtcaaggttatggcacagaaagatggggcatattcatttaaggaaaatgaatcatttagtgcataacgacttggtcaccggagtgaatattaaaggttttcatctggaaggggagtgcataagctgtgtcagaggtaaacagaaaaaaaagtcacaccctacaaaacaagtcaattcagtttcgagacctttggaaagacttcacatggatttgttcggtccagtgaatgttaaaagtataacaggagattcttactgtttggtcgtgactgatgactactccagattttcgtgggtcatgttcttgaaaacgaaagacgaaacctttgatagtttggtagttttgtttaagaaaattgagaatctgtaccagagaccgatttgtagaattcgaagtgacaatggtactgagttcaaaaacagtaagatggaggaatactgtgatgaaagaggtatactgcatgagtttagtgctccgtacactcctcagcaaaatggagttgcagaacgcaagaaccggacgctaatcgagacagccagaacgctgcttgcagattccaagttaccaatcaatttctgggctgaagctgtttctgctgcatgctatactctcaatagagttcttactgtgaagaagttcaacaagacgtgttttgagctaatcaataaacgcaagccgaatttgaaatatctagaaccgtttgggtcaccctgtacggtaatagagTCACATGGCAAGCTTAGTCAGaagaactttgaaggaatatttgttggatattcaggtcctacacggcgtgtctttgttccaagcgaaaagcgtattattgaagcagcaaatgttgaatgtcagggttatacaatgccgcctcagaatcctggtgattcatggcgttttaattatgacaaactttgggagtcgtttgacatgagagaagaatcagaggaagaggaagatttctttgatgagctggatattttacgagaatatgaatcgtcgctcaggtttccagcagagtattctagcagacctcgggagacttcaaatgatgatgaagcaggtcctagtaacgctgatgaacatgatgatgaagttgctcctggtaatcagtcagcggtgaatgatgatcaagaagctgaaaacatgccattttttgaccatggtgattcagatcttgagggggagcagatccagttgtcaagtcaaacaaaccaagttggtgaacaagatgcagagcagaatgttactaatctggagggaaatatagaagttccaagcgaagtgatgccgcgaactctttcttatcatccagaggagttgataataggagaattgcaatcgggcgttcggacgagacgtcaaattgaccagggcttaacatgtttttattctacagtagcacctttacaaactgaattttcattaagttgttttatctcgcaggtcgaaccgcggacttacaaagaggcgcttactgaagactcttgggtcatagcgatgcaagaagaattaagtcagtttgagaagttaggtgtgtggaagttggttgatctaccggatggtcaa
Coding sequences:
- the LOC110932568 gene encoding G-type lectin S-receptor-like serine/threonine-protein kinase LECRK3, which codes for MTKPEITVVWTANPDDPPLSSNSTIVLSRHGWLRLLTPYGKENTTPYGNNNILVSQDDSATSASMFDSGNFVLYKDFEVVWQSFDYPTDTILGGQKLVAGYALYSSVSASHHSSGRFILYMQYDGNLVAYPRNSSWSSDDSYWSTETYSTYYDSLNLSCSGSLYMVGFSEPQRVLNPHTSSPARENETVIYRATLNPKGNFVLYSHTFTTLPSNLTRMNIEWAALRNPCKAKGSCGVNSYCSFTTADDAECHCFPGFSFLNDTIDRKILGCSRGFTDEEACSQSGLEYFSYNMSALESIELQALDPYSVRNLSKNACSKSCLDDCNCWASLYADDGCKKLMDPIVNALLNKSILATVFIKFRVPQTASVNIIKQSVVVERKRLVSVLAIAFGILALICTPMAFSSYFFYRVHAHR